The Fulvivirga ligni genome window below encodes:
- a CDS encoding HisA/HisF-related TIM barrel protein: MIQIIPSIVINEGKVIRLQQGDLSREKVYDASPLDLAKSFEDHGIDVVHLVDLDGARRGQPVNYHILETIAAYTNLKVDFTGGIHTDGDISKAYEYGAKYITAASVAVARKEQFASWIISYGREKITLGADAIDNKIAIRGWQKSTEIDLFDHIEYFYSRGLKYVKTTDIARDGTMEGPSFDLYKKLIDTFPDICVLASGGVRNVDDIKRLNDMGVFAVIFGKAYYEGKINLKDLESFLVKA; the protein is encoded by the coding sequence ATGATTCAAATAATACCTTCTATTGTTATTAATGAGGGAAAAGTTATCCGCCTACAGCAAGGAGACTTATCCAGAGAGAAGGTGTACGATGCAAGCCCACTGGACCTGGCCAAGAGTTTTGAAGACCACGGTATAGATGTAGTACACCTGGTAGATTTAGATGGAGCCAGAAGAGGCCAGCCTGTAAATTATCATATACTTGAAACCATAGCTGCTTATACTAATCTAAAAGTAGATTTCACCGGTGGTATTCATACCGATGGAGACATCAGCAAGGCTTATGAATATGGTGCTAAGTATATTACAGCGGCCAGTGTAGCTGTAGCCCGCAAAGAGCAATTTGCCTCATGGATCATCTCCTATGGTAGAGAAAAAATCACACTTGGAGCAGATGCCATTGATAACAAAATAGCCATTAGAGGGTGGCAAAAGTCTACTGAAATAGACTTGTTCGATCATATTGAATATTTCTATTCAAGAGGCCTTAAGTATGTGAAAACCACAGATATAGCCAGAGATGGAACCATGGAGGGCCCCTCTTTTGATCTCTACAAGAAATTGATAGATACCTTCCCGGACATTTGTGTGCTAGCTAGTGGTGGAGTTAGAAACGTGGATGACATTAAGCGCCTGAATGATATGGGCGTATTTGCCGTAATATTCGGTAAAGCCTATTATGAAGGTAAAATAAACCTGAAGGACCTGGAGTCTTTTCTAGTGAAAGCATAA